In the Acropora muricata isolate sample 2 chromosome 10, ASM3666990v1, whole genome shotgun sequence genome, one interval contains:
- the LOC136888183 gene encoding uncharacterized protein: MYHRVLISERDLHVHRFLWRNFNTQREPDVYVKTCTVLTFGDKPAPAMEQTALRKTAEEKGNEYPEAAETLTKNSYMDDICDSVDTVKQAKKLTQDIDKVLESRGFALKGWTSYKAFTETQNLERGFKTPMQEEREGRVLGLERNCNTDELRFKVMLEFLISTDPSVHLQPKITKQRILSPSRR, encoded by the coding sequence ATGTATCACCGTGTGCTTATCTCGGAAAGAGATCTGCATGTTCATCGCTTCTTGTGGAGGAACTTCAACACACAGAGAGAGCCTGATGTGTACGTGAAGACATGTACAGTTCTTACCTTTGGGGACAAGCCAGCACCAGCCATGGAACAAACAGCGTTAAGAAAGACAGCTGAAGAGAAAGGAAATGAATATCCTGAGGCAGCCGAGACTCTCACAAAGAATTCTTACATGGACGATATTTGTGATTCCGTAGACACCGTGAAGCAAGCCAAGAAACTAACCCAAGATATAGATAAAGTTCTTGAGAGCAGAGGATTTGCTTTGAAAGGGTGGACATCGTACAAAGCCTTCACAGAAACGCAGAACCTCGAAAGAGGATTTAAAACCCCCATGCAGGAAGAAAGAGAAGGAAGAGTTCTAGGATTGGAGAGGAATTGCAACACAGATGAATTGAGGTTCAAAGTTATGCTGGAATTTCTGATCTCAACAGATCCTTCGGTGCACCTCCAGCCGAAGATAACTAAACAAAGAATCTTAAGTCCCAGCCGAAGATAA
- the LOC136888184 gene encoding uncharacterized protein translates to MQELWQLGLNWDDELPCNVQEKWIQLFTEMKKLDGIGFKRCLVPPEADELPTLCVFADASQEAFGACAYIVQKTKENTYGVTFVAAKSIVAPLKQLTIPLLELQAAVLASRLAKSTLDESRIQF, encoded by the coding sequence ATGCAAGAGCTGTGGCAGCTTGGTCTTAACTGGGATGACGAGCTTCCATGCAATGTGCAAGAAAAATGGATTCAGTTATTTACGGAAATGAAAAAGCTTGACGGAATTGGTTTTAAAAGATGCCTGGTTCCTCCCGAAGCTGACGAATTGCCTACGTTGTGCGTTTTCGCTGACGCGTCACAAGAAGCATTTGGTGCTTGCGCATACATCGTCCAGAAGACGAAAGAAAACACCTATGGAGTAACCTTTGTAGCAGCCAAATCAATAGTAGCACCTCTAAAGCAACTCACCATCCCACTCCTGGAATTGCAAGCTGCAGTTCTCGCCTCACGCCTCGCGAAATCCACTTTAGACGAAAGTAGAATACAATTTTAA
- the LOC136888242 gene encoding uncharacterized protein — protein MERRHVNAVSAASQLDIGNVIDPKVFTSWRKRIRATAWLGRLAEKIPSRRNKLGEREGPLTPEELAKAEMLWIRSAQRSLQRRLENGEFKTLSPFVDGKGIIRVGGRIDKAIVSHEEKHPALLLSDHKTSLLIISHMHNCRHPGVATPTAKSRRKY, from the coding sequence ATGGAACGTCGCCACGTTAATGCAGTCAGTGCAGCATCACAGCTTGATATTGGAAATGTAATCGATCCGAAAGTTTTCACCAGTTGGCGGAAACGGATACGCGCAACGGCATGGCTGGGGAGATTAGCAGAAAAGATACCCTCTCGAAGAAACAAACTTGGAGAACGCGAAGGACCTCTCACACCCGAAGAATTAGCAAAAGCAGAGATGCTATGGATCAGAAGTGCACAGAGAAGCCTACAGAGGCGACTGGAGAATGGCGAATTCAAGACATTGAGCCCATTTGTTGATGGTAAGGGAATAATCAGGGTTGGAGGGAGAATCGACAAGGCAATCGTGTCACACGAAGAGAAACATCCAGCACTGCTTCTCAGTGACCACAAGACATCACTATTGATCATAAGCCACATGCATAATTGCCGACACCCGGGAGTAGCGACCCCAACTGCTAAGTCAAGACGAAAGTATTGA
- the LOC136888243 gene encoding uncharacterized protein: protein MAVDCTTMELMQVLRRFFAVRGCPAVLLSDNGSQIVGAARELRQMIQGYDPNLLRDFCAKTGTQWIFTTPAAPHQNGCAEAPVKSCKWAIKNAIGEQVLSPFELYTCFMEIGNLVNLHAMLEKY from the coding sequence ATGGCGGTAGACTGTACAACAATGGAACTTATGCAAGTGCTGAGACGATTTTTCGCAGTTCGTGGCTGTCCAGCTGTTTTGCTAAGCGACAATGGATCACAAATAGTGGGTGCCGCTCGAGAGCTGCGTCAGATGATACAAGGTTACGATCCAAACCTGCTCCGTGATTTCTGTGCCAAGACAGGCACCCAGTGGATTTTTACAACTCCTGCTGCGCCTCATCAGAATGGATGTGCAGAAGCACCTGTTAAAAGCTGCAAATGGGCCATAAAGAATGCCATTGGCGAACAAGTTCTTTCTCCATTCGAGCTATACACGTGCTTCATGGAGATCGGTAACCTGGTAAATCTGCATGCGATGCTCGAAAAATACTAA
- the LOC136932095 gene encoding cystatin-A-like yields MDRPGAYNEERKATKEVQKICDQVKDQAEAKAGTTFDKFQAISYRSQVVAGTNYIIKVDVGDTPSNYVHLYVYEKLPCEGSALTVTNIETGMKKSDPLEPIK; encoded by the exons ATGGATCGTCCAGGTGCATACAACGAGGAGAGAAAGGCCACAAAAGAAGTGCAGAAAATTTGCGATCAG GTGAAGGACCAAGCTGAGGCAAAAGCTGGGACAACTTTCGATAAGTTCCAAGCCATATCTTACAGATCACAAGTTGTCGCGGGAACGAATTACATCATTAAG GTTGATGTTGGCGATACTCCTTCTAATTACGTCCACTTGTACGTGTATGAGAAATTGCCATGTGAGGGATCAGCACTTACAGTCACTAATATCGAGACTGGAATGAAGAAAAGCGATCCCTTGGAGCCGATCAAATGA
- the LOC136888246 gene encoding uncharacterized protein — protein MIRRGYRLPFAEYPSQCFLKNNRSALQHPGFVAEAITELLSNGCIVEHYVPPFCVNPLTVAEGKKLRLVIDLRHVNSYLVKPKFKYEDLRSLSQVLDEGHWFFTWDLRSGYHHLDICPDHQKYLGFAWPFSSVVRYFTFAVLPFGLSSACFCFTKLMRPLVRRWRSMGHNSFIYLDDGFGSQPDKCSATAASFIQRKELSLSGLLCNEEKSHWAPMQIGEWLGFVIDSISMSFRIPEKKVSKLKGLLDFAIQAGYSSFRELARIAGSIISVALAVGPISRLLTRQMYFAIETRSAWDDTIHFSPSLLIELKFWFCNIDCFNGYSIRPPLVTHTVVFSDASDVAFGGFSASLDGTVVSGMWEPEDIGRSSTFRELKAIYFVLLSYVAQLKHKRVKIFTDNQGAARIVAIGSSKANLQALAMDIFNLCLVNNIVLEAQWIPRSLNERADLLSRFVDKKKDWSINPSVFRDIDAKWGPHTIDRFASHYNAQVPRFNSKFASPGCSGVDALSQDWRDENNWVCPPVSAIVPSVRALSSCSGYGTLIVPQWPSAYFWPFLHGSSSQFKPFVKGVFELPRIEDLLLEGPGQRQIYKARPSVFSGCPRFKMLALRVDFSSTPQLVIAHLSVSSHFGIVIFMPSCVLPDLAASFCCHFYCDIGFSVCIVYPLFYLILPFAYCYFILFLVDVLQSGIWREANSLVDPSLRRLVPNLLHLQLESRAPSTVQKYRSGWQRWRQWAASKVAVQVIPAKPLHVALFISELTVTSVSNNTGISSIESVLYGIKWGHSLAGIVDCPTSHPLVKSSLEGARRTLARPVQPKEPLSVDTVCGIADHYISSSSLAVIRFLFILLVGFAGFFRMDEIRNFSVNDVSICSEYMSVFVPKRKNDQFREGHTSLLARSHKATCPVSITERLLKLLPLSSESSSPLVRRIVISKSKEYFHVSKGISYTTLKEEFRKYVKPLQSTARTVSNPAPHQILRVRIYPLICWTCMPAGNVPLRSTDTLSALLMIA, from the exons ATGATTAGGCGTGGTTATAGGTTACCATTTGCCGAGTATCCCTCTCAGTGCTTTCTAAAGAATAACAGATCTGCGCTTCAGCATCCAGGCTTTGTGGCCGAAGCAATTACTGAGCTTCTTAGTAATGGTTGCATTGTTGAGCACTACGTTCCTCCGTTCTGTGTGAATCCCTTAACAGTTGCGGAAGGAAAGAAGTTGCGTCTTGTTATTGATCTTAGGCATGTGAACAGTTATTTAGTTAAACCCAAATTCAAATATGAAGACTTGCGCTCATTATCCCAAGTTCTAGATGAAGGACACTGGTTTTTCACGTGGGACCTTAGGTCAGGCTACCATCATCTTGATATTTGTCCTGATCACCAAAAGTATCTAGGTTTTGCTTGGCCTTTTTCCAGTGTTGTCAGATATTTTACCTTTGCAGTTCTTCCTTTCGGCCTTAGTAGTGCCTGCTTTTGTTTCACTAAGTTGATGCGCCCGTTAGTTAGACGCTGGCGTTCTATGGGGCACAACAGTTTCATTTATCTAGACGACGGTTTCGGTAGTCAACCAGATAAATGTTCCGCCACGGCAGCAAGCTTTATTCAGCGCAAAGAGCTTTCTTTATCTGGTCTCCTTTGTAACGAGGAAAAGTCGCACTGGGCCCCGATGCAAATTGGCGAGTGGCTCGGTTTCGTGATCGATTCTATTTCAATGTCATTTCGGATTCCAGAGAAGAAAGTCTCCAAACTTAAGGGCTTGTTAGATTTTGCGATTCAGGCGGGGTACTCTTCATTTCGTGAGTTAGCGAGAATCGCTGGTTCTATCATTTCAGTTGCCTTGGCAGTCGGCCCGATCTCTCGTCTTTTGACCAGGCAGATGTACTTCGCTATTGAAACCAGGTCAGCATGGGACGACACAATTCATTTTTCTCCCAGTCTTTTAATCGAGCTCAAATTTTGGTTCTGCAACATCGATTGCTTCAACGGTTATTCTATAAGGCCACCATTGGTGACACATACCGTTGTGTTTTCCGATGCAAGTGATGTAGCTTTCGGAGGTTTCTCCGCTTCGCTAGACGGCACCGTTGTTAGCGGCATGTGGGAACCCGAGGATATCGGCCGTAGTTCTACGTTCCGCGAGCTGAAAGCTATTTATTTCGTGTTGCTTTCCTACGTTGCTCAACTGAAACACAAGAGAGTTAAAATCTTTACTGACAATCAGGGCGCTGCCAGAATCGTTGCTATCGGAAGCTCCAAAGCTAATCTCCAGGCTCTGGCTATGGACATTTTTAATCTCTGTCTTGTTAACAACATCGTTCTGGAAGCGCAATGGATTCCAAGATCACTTAATGAAAGGGCAGATCTTCTCAGcagatttgttgacaaaaaaaaagactggtCCATCAATCCTTCTGTATTTCGAGATATTGACGCCAAATGGGGCCCTCACACAATTGATCGGTTTGCGTCGCATTACAACGCCCAGGTTCCACGGTTCAACTCTAAATTTGCCTCCCCCGGCTGCAGCGGTGTTGACGCCTTGTCTCAGGATTGGCGGGATGAGAACAATTGGGTTTGCCCTCCTGTGAGTGCCATCGTGCCTTCTGTTAGAGCTCTCTCGTCGTGCTCCGGTTACGGCACTTTGATCGTCCCTCAGTGGCCATCCGCCTATTTTTGGCCCTTTTTGCATGGCAGCTCTTCCCAGTTTAAGCCTTTCGTTAAGGGAGTGTTTGAGCTTCCTCGTATAGAAGACCTCTTGTTGGAAGGTCCAGGCCAGAGGCAAATTTACAAGGCACGTCCCTCGGTCTTCAGTGGTTGCCCGAGATTCAAAATGTTAGCCTTACGGGTTGATTTTAG ctCTACTCCTCAGCTTGTCATTGCTCATCTTTCAGTTTCGTCTCACTTTGGTATTGTGATTTTTATGCCATCTTGTGTTTTGCCTGATTTGGCAGCGTCATTTTG ttgtcatttttactgtGACATCGGATTTTCTGTTTGTATTGTGTATCCccttttttatcttattttaccttttgcttactgttattttattttatttcttgtagaCGTTCTACAATCGGGGATTTGGCGTGAAGCAAACTCTTTGGTCGATCCATCTTTGCGTAGGCTTGTTCCGAACCTTCTCCATTTACAGTTGGAGTCCAGGGCTCCTTCCACCGTGCAGAAATACAGATCCGGCTGGCAGAGGTGGCGTCAGTGGGCAGCTTCTAAGGTTGCCGTTCAAGTTATTCCAGCAAAGCCTCTGCATGTTGCGCTCTTTATTAGCGAGCTTACTGTAACCTCAGTTAGCAATAACACTGGGATATCTTCTATAGAGTCAGTTCTTTACGGCATTAAGTGGGGTCATAGTCTGGCCGGGATTGTGGATTGCCCTACTAGTCACCCCCTTGTTAAGTCATCCTTAGAGGGCGCTAGAAGGACGCTTGCACGTCCAGTTCAGCCCAAAGAGCCTTTATCCGTTGACACAGTTTGTGGGATCGCTGATCATTATATTTCTAGTAGTTCTCTCGCTgttattcgttttcttttcattctctTGGTCGGCTTCGCTGGGTTTTTCCGTATGGACGAAATTCGTAATTTTTCTGTTAATGATGTCTCTATTTGCAGTGAATACATGTCAGTTTTCGTTCCGAAACGCAAGAATGATCAGTTTAGGGAGGGGCATACATCCCTCCTGGCAAGGTCTCATAAGGCTACTTGCCCAGTTTCTATTACCGAGCGGTTACTCAAGCTTCTTCCTTTATCTAGTGAGTCATCCTCCCCACTCGTTAGGCGAATTGTTATATCCAAGTCTAAGGAGTATTTTCATGTTTCTAAAGGCATTTCTTACACGACACTTAAAGAGGAATTTAGGAAATACGTTAAGCCATTGCAAAGTACGGCACGCACAGTATCAAATCCGGCGCCGCATCAAATCCTGCGTGTAAGAATATATCCGCTGATCTGCTGGACATGCATGCCGGCTGGAAATGTGCCACTTCGAAGCACAGATACATTAAGCGCTCTGTTAATGATCGCTTAA
- the LOC136888249 gene encoding uncharacterized protein: protein MLRFKEKNGIPRQPSICPTSKANLSINIEGFTNPEHALLGLEKFSHVWIIFHFHKNTNKSVKAKVKPPFHGTMLDRDTADVVDTACKCGASSEMASGMNVDNSADGEAGGSSENRVAGELTCRCHKLLKSVFDESHEETVKIVHVGEKARNPQSFELDSSVGGGSQVCDDLKSERLTCLSPCKELQLSGKFIYQLKMFSLACVAGVIGEGEGERGSREKMRGIGERGGGTPATRTPFDSFPPNDFQLFKLPYPSITVISSTNQNQARVSLHD, encoded by the exons ATGCTTCGCTTCAAGGAAAAGAATGGGATTCCCAGGCAGCCTAGCATCTGTCCCACATCAAAGGCAAATTTGAGTATCAATATAGAAGGATTCACGAATCCTGAACACGCTTTATTGGGACTGGAGAAATTTTCTCATGTGTG gatcatttttcattttcacaagAACACAAACAAGAGCGTCAAAGCAAAGGTGAAGCCTCCTTTCCATGGCACTATGCTGGACAGGGATACTGCCGATGTGGTAGATACAGCGTGCAAATGTGGAGCAAGTAGCGAGATGGCATCGGGAATGAATGTTGACAACAGTGCAGATGGAGAGGCTGGGGGATCCAGTGAAAATCGTGTTGCAGGGGAACTTACCTGTAGATGCCATAAATTACTGAAAAGTGTATTTGATGAAAGCCACGAAGAGACGGTGAAAATAGTGCATGTAGGTGAAAAAGCTAGAAATCCCCAATCGTTTGAGTTGGATAGTTCCGTTGGTGGTGGAAGCCAAGTTTGCGATGATTTGAAATCAGAACGTTTGACTTGTTTGTCACCTTGTAAAGAATTACAGTTGTCTGGAAAGTTTATTTATCaactgaaaatgttttctttagcCTGCGTGGCCGGCGTAATCGGGGAAGGAGAAGGGGAGCGAGGAAGCCGAGAAAAAATGAGGGGGATTGGGGAGAGGGGAGGGGGAACGCCTGCCACAAGAACCCCATTCGATTCATTCCCGCCCAACGAttttcagttattcaaattACCTTATCCGTCAATAACTGTCATTTCATCCACCAATCAAAATCAGGCGCGAGTCTCTCTGCATGACTGA